From the Rhinolophus sinicus isolate RSC01 linkage group LG02, ASM3656204v1, whole genome shotgun sequence genome, one window contains:
- the INHBC gene encoding inhibin beta C chain, protein MISSLFLAFLFLTLATVAIPRADSQCLACGEPALDLKSQRKLLLDLAKRSILDKLHLSHRPTLSRPVSRAALRTALQRLHGPPQGAHPEADNGQEYEIISFAETGLSNNQTRLDFRISSDRTVGGMEVQQASLMFFVQLPPNTTWTLKVRVLVLGPRDANLTLATQHLLEVDASGWHQLFLGPEAQAACSQGHLTLELVPEGQVAQSSVILGGAAHRPFVAARVRVGGKHRVRRHGIDCQGGSRMCCRQEFFVDFREIGWHDWIIQPEGYAMNFCTGQCPLHVAGMPGIAASFHTAVLNLLKANTATGTAGGGSCCVPTARRPLSLLYYDRDSNIVKTDIPDMVVEACGCS, encoded by the exons ATGATCTCCTCGTTGTTCCTGGCTTTCTTATTCCTGACTCTGGCCACGGTGGCCATTCCCAGAGCTGACAGTCAGTGTCTGGCATGTGGGGAGCCAGCCTTGGACCTGAAGAGCCAGCGGAAGCTGCTTCTCGACCTGGCCAAGAGAAGCATCTTGGACAAGCTGCACCTCAGCCATCGCCCAACACTGAGCAGGCCTGTATCCAGGGCTGCTCTGAGGACAGCACTGCAGCGCCTCCATGGGCCCCCACAGGGGGCGCATCCGGAAGCTGACAATGGACAGGAATATGAGATCATCAGCTTTGCTGAGACAG GCCTCTCCAACAACCAGACTCGTCTTGATTTCCGCATCTCCTCTGATAGAACTGTTGGTGGCATGGAGGTCCAGCAAGCCAGCCTTATGTTCTTTGTGCAGCTCCCTCCCAATACCACCTGGACTCTGAAGGTGAGGGTCCTTGTGCTAGGCCCACGTGACGCCAACCTCACCTTGGCCACTCAGCACCTACTGGAGGTAGATGCCAGTGGCTGGCACCAGCTTTTCCTGGGGCCTGAAGCTCAGGCTGCCTGTAGCCAGGGACACCTGACCCTGGAGCTGGTACCTGAAGGCCAGGTAGCCCAGAGCTCAGTCATCCTGGGTGGGGCTGCCCATAGGCCTTTTGTGGCAGCCCGGGTCAGAGTTGGGGGCAAGCACCGGGTTCGCCGGCATGGCATCGACTGCCAGGGTGGGTCCAGGATGTGCTGTCGACAAGAGTTCTTTGTGGACTTCCGTGAGATTGGCTGGCACGACTGGATAATCCAGCCTGAGGGCTATGCAATGAACTTCTGCACAGGGCAGTGCCCACTGCATGTGGCAGGCATGCCTGGCATTGCCGCCTCCTTTCACACTGCAGTGCTCAATCTTCTCAAGGCCAATACAGCTACAGGCACCGCTGGAGGGGGCTCATGCTGCGTGCCCACAGCTCGGCGCCCCCTGTCTCTGCTGTATTATGACAGAGACAGCAACATTGTCAAGACGGACATACCGGACATGGTGGTGGAGGCCTGCGGGTGCAGTTAG
- the INHBE gene encoding inhibin beta E chain gives MELPDVQVRLVLLWALVWVHGARSVCPSCGGPTLAPQAERALVLELAKQQILERLHLTSRPRITNPPPQAALTRALRRLQQGSVAPANGEEVISFATTTDSSTSPCSSMLIFHLSTPKSHHLHHARLWLHVLPTLPGTLYLRIFRCGPRRKHRSRALLAEHHMTTPGWHALTLPSSGLRGDESRVLKLQLDCRPLEGNSTTAGQPRRLLDTAGDQRPFLELKIQPNEPGTGRARRRTLTCEPETPLCCRQDYYVDFQELGWQDWILQPEGYQLNYCSGQCPPHLAGSPGIAASFHSAVFSLLKANNLWPLGTSCCVPTARSPLSLLYLDRNGNVVKTDVPDMVVEACGCS, from the exons ATGGAGCTGCCTGATGTCCAGGTCCGGCTGGTGCTGCTGTGGGCACTGGTGTGGGTGCATGGGGCAAGGTCTGTGTGTCCCTCCTGTGGGGGCCCCACACTGGCGCCTCAAGCAGAACGAGCTCTGGTCCTGGAGCTAGCCAAGCAGCAAATCCTGGAGAGGCTACACCTGACCAGTCGTCCCAGAATAACTAATCCTCCACCCCAGGCAGCACTGACCAGAGCTCTCCGGAGACTACAGCAGGGAAGTGTGGCTCCAGCTAATGGGGAAGAGGTCATCAGCTTTGCTACCACCACAG ACTCCTCCACTTCACCCTGCAGCTCCATGCTCATCTTCCACCTGTCCACTCCCAAGTCCCACCACCTGCACCACGCGCGCCTATGGCTGCATGTGCTCCCCACACTTCCTGGGACTCTGTACTTGAGGATCTTCCGATGCGGCCCACGGAGGAAGCACCGATCCCGCGCCCTCTTGGCTGAGCACCATATGACAACTCCTGGCTGGCACGCCCTGACTCTGCCCTCTAGTGGCTTGAGGGGTGACGAGTCTCGTGTCCTGAAACTCCAGTTGGACTGCAGACCCCTAGAAGGCAACAGCACGACTGCTGGACAACCTCGGAGACTCCTGGACACAGCAGGAGACCAGCGGCCCTTCCTGGAGCTTAAGATCCAGCCCAATGAGCCTGGAACAGGCCGGGCCAGGAGGAGGACCCTGACCTGTGAGCCTGAAACCCCCTTATGTTGTAGGCAAGACTATTACGTAGACTTCCAGGAACTGGGATGGCAGGACTGGATCCTGCAGCCTGAAGGGTACCAGCTGAACTACTGCAGTGGACAGTGCCCTCCCCACCTGGCTGGCAGCCCCGGCATTGCTGCTTCCTTCCATTCTGCTGTCTTCAGCCTCCTCAAAGCGAACAACCTTTGGCCCTTGGGTACCTCCTGCTGTGTCCCTACTGCCCGaagccctctctctctcctctacctGGACCGAAATGGCAATGTGGTCAAGACAGATGTACCAGATATGGTGGTGGAGGCCTGTGGCTGCAGCTAG